The following proteins come from a genomic window of Gammaproteobacteria bacterium:
- the traE gene encoding type IV conjugative transfer system protein TraE yields MREGRYRSLFADTLWRRNLWMAIAVAMAISNIALTFWVINTDVREKTIVVPPAFEKAFWVHGNEVSPEYLEQMAVFFAGLALTYNPDNVGHQAGLFLRYADPESYGALASRLQGDAAKVERNRLSSVFYPQEIRIKGHLAALSGQLTTLVGNKQTEQRQARFLIGFEYREGRLFVSKFTEVQDSGNPFAADNGAARTEP; encoded by the coding sequence ATGAGGGAGGGTCGGTACCGCTCGCTGTTCGCGGACACGCTGTGGCGTCGCAACCTGTGGATGGCCATCGCAGTGGCGATGGCCATCTCCAACATCGCGCTCACGTTCTGGGTGATCAACACCGATGTGCGGGAAAAGACCATCGTCGTCCCGCCGGCGTTCGAGAAGGCCTTCTGGGTGCACGGCAATGAGGTCTCGCCTGAGTACCTGGAGCAGATGGCGGTGTTCTTCGCCGGGCTCGCGCTCACCTACAACCCCGATAACGTCGGCCACCAGGCCGGTCTGTTCCTGCGCTACGCGGACCCGGAATCCTACGGCGCGCTCGCCTCGCGCCTGCAGGGCGATGCGGCGAAGGTCGAGCGCAATCGCCTGTCCTCGGTGTTCTATCCGCAGGAGATCCGGATCAAGGGACATCTGGCGGCGCTCTCCGGTCAGTTGACAACGCTGGTGGGCAATAAACAGACCGAACAACGTCAGGCGAGGTTCCTCATCGGATTCGAGTACCGCGAGGGGCGACTCTTTGTATCGAAATTCACGGAGGTGCAAGACAGTGGGAATCCGTTTGCTGCTGATAACGGCGCTGCTCGGACTGAGCCTTGA